One stretch of Macrotis lagotis isolate mMagLag1 chromosome 7, bilby.v1.9.chrom.fasta, whole genome shotgun sequence DNA includes these proteins:
- the ZNF800 gene encoding zinc finger protein 800 isoform X4 encodes MPLRDKCCQTDHHHHGCCEPVYILEPGDPPLLQQPLQTSKSGIQQIIECFRSGTKQLKHILLRDVDTIFECKLCRSLFRGLPNLITHKKFYCPPSLQMDDNLPDVNDKQSQAINDLLEAIYPSVDKREYIIRLEPIETNQNAVFQYISRTNNPAEVTESSNSPDQTQVQMQEPNLEQSKTTPVPYTEVEIVEPPPAETVVNEITPTSDEQPQESHTDLEASDNSDFGHQLICCLCRKEFNSRRGVRRHIRKVHKKKMEELKKYIETRKNLNQSSTKGRNKNVLVTLSRSCPVCYKSFATKANVRRHFDEVHRGLRRDSITPDIATKPGQPLFLDTVSPKKSFKTRKQKSSSKAEYNLTACKCLLCKRKYSSQIMLKRHMQIVHKITLSGTNSKREKGPNNTANSTEIKVKVEPSDSVESSPPSITHSPQNELKGTNHSNEKKNTPAAQKNKVKQDSDSPKSTSPSAAGGQQKTRKPKLSAGFDFKQLYCKLCKRQFTSKQNLTKHIELHTDGNNIYVKFYKCPLCTYETRRKRDVIRHITVVHKKSSRYLGKITASLEIRAIKKPIDFVLNKVAKRGPPRDEAKQNDSKHDGTSNSPNKKYEVADVGIEVKVTKNFSLHRCNKCGKAFAKKTYLEHHKKTHKANASNSPEGNKTKGRSTRSKALV; translated from the exons gAACTAAGCAACTAAAACACATTTTATTAAGAGATGTGGACACAATTTTTGAGTGTAAATTATGTCGCAGTCTCTTCAGAGGATTACCAAATTTAATTACTCATAAAAAATTCTACTGCCCTCCAAGTCTCCAGATGGATGACA ACCTTCCTGATGTAAATGATAAACAAAGCCAAGCCATAAATGATCTCCTAGAAGCCATTTATCCAAGTGTGGACAAGCGAGAATATATTATTAGACTAGAACCCATAGAAACTAATCAGAATGCAGTGTTTCAGTATATTTCAAGGACTAATAATCCAGCTGAGGTCACTGAATCAAGTAATTCTCCTGATCAAACTCAAGTTCAAATGCAAGAACCCAACCTTGAACAGTCTAAAACAACTCCAGTTCCATATACAGAAGTAGAAATTGTAGAGCCCCCTCCTGCAGAAACAGTTGTGAATGAAATAACACCAACTTCTGATGAACAGCCTCAGGAATCACACACTGACTTGGAAGCTTCTGATAATTCTGATTTTGGCCACCAGTTGATTTGTTGTCTTTGTAGAAAAGAATTCAATTCCAGACGTGGTGTTCGTCGGCACATTAGAAAAGTAcacaaaaaaaagatggaagaactAAAGAAATATATTGAAACACGAAAGAATCTGAACCAGTCCTCTACTAAAGGGCGCAATAAGAATGTTCTAGTAACATTGAGTAGGAGTTGTCCGGTATGTTATAAATCATTTGCTACAAAAGCAAATGTAAGGAGGCATTTTGATGAAGTTCATAGAGGACTGAGGAGAGATTCAATTACTCCTGATATAGCTACAAAGCCTGGGCAACCTTTGTTCCTGGATACTGTTTCTCCTAAAAAATCTTTTAAGACTCGGAAACAAAAGTCTTCTTCAAAGGCTGAATACAATTTAACTGCATGCAAATGCCTTCTTTGCAAGAGGAAATATAGTTCACAAATAATGCTTAAAAGACATATGCAAATTGTCCACAAGATAACTCTTTCTGGAACAAACTCTAAAAGAGAGAAAGGCCCTAATAATACTGCCAACAGcacagaaataaaagtaaaagttgaACCATCAGACTCTGTAGAATCTTCACCCCCTTCTATTACCCATTCTCCACAGAATGAATTAAAGGGAACAAAtcattcaaatgagaaaaagaacacACCGGCAgcacagaaaaataaagttaagcaaGACTCGGACAGCCCTAAATCAACGAGTCCTTCTGCTGCAGGTGGCCAGCAAAAAACCAGGAAACCAAAACTTTCAGCTGGCTTTGACTTCAAGCAGCTTTACTGTAAACTTTGTAAACGCCAATTTACTTCCAAACAGAACTTGACTAAACACATTGAATTGCACACAGATGGAAATAACATTTACGTTAAATTTTATAAGTGTCCACTTTGCACTTATGAAACACGTCGGAAACGTGATGTGATAAGGCACATAACAGTGGTTCACAAAAAATCATCACGTTATCTTGGGAAAATCACAGCCAGTTTAGAGATCAGAGCTATAAAAAAGCCCATTGATTTTGTTCTAAATAAAGTGGCAAAAAGAGGCCCTCCAAGGGATGAAGCGAAGCAAAACGATTCAAAACACGATGGAACTTCTAATTCACCCAACAAAAAGTATGAAGTAGCTGATGTTGGCATTGAAGTAAAAGTCAcaaaaaacttttctcttcacAGATGCAATAAGTGTGGAAAGGCATTTGCAAAAAAGACTTACCTTGAACATCATAAGAAAACTCATAAGGCAAATGCTTCTAATTCACCTGAAGGAAATAAAACCAAAGGCCGAAGTACAAGATCTAAGGCTCTAGTCTG
- the ZNF800 gene encoding zinc finger protein 800 isoform X3: protein MPLRDKCCQTDHHHHGCCEPVYILEPGDPPLLQQPLQTSKSGIQQIIECFRSGTKQLKHILLRDVDTIFECKLCRSLFRGLPNLITHKKFYCPPSLQMDDNLPDVNDKQSQAINDLLEAIYPSVDKREYIIRLEPIETNQNAVFQYISRTNNPAEVTESSNSPDQTQVQMQEPNLEQSKTTPVPYTEVEIVEPPPAETVVNEITPTSDEQPQESHTDLEASDNSDFGHQLICCLCRKEFNSRRGVRRHIRKVHKKKMEELKKYIETRKNLNQSSTKGRNKNVLVTLSRSCPVCYKSFATKANVRRHFDEVHRGLRRDSITPDIATKPGQPLFLDTVSPKKSFKTRKQKSSSKAEYNLTACKCLLCKRKYSSQIMLKRHMQIVHKITLSGTNSKREKGPNNTANSTEIKVKVEPSDSVESSPPSITHSPQNELKGTNHSNEKKNTPAAQKNKVKQDSDSPKSTSPSAAGGQQKTRKPKLSAGFDFKQLYCKLCKRQFTSKQNLTKHIELHTDGNNIYVKFYKCPLCTYETRRKRDVIRHITVVHKKSSRYLGKITASLEIRAIKKPIDFVLNKVAKRGPPRDEAKQNDSKHDGTSNSPNKKYEVADVGIEVKVTKNFSLHRCNKCGKAFAKKTYLEHHKKTHKANASNSPEGNKTKGRSTRSKALV from the exons gAACTAAGCAACTAAAACACATTTTATTAAGAGATGTGGACACAATTTTTGAGTGTAAATTATGTCGCAGTCTCTTCAGAGGATTACCAAATTTAATTACTCATAAAAAATTCTACTGCCCTCCAAGTCTCCAGATGGATGACA ACCTTCCTGATGTAAATGATAAACAAAGCCAAGCCATAAATGATCTCCTAGAAGCCATTTATCCAAGTGTGGACAAGCGAGAATATATTATTAGACTAGAACCCATAGAAACTAATCAGAATGCAGTGTTTCAGTATATTTCAAGGACTAATAATCCAGCTGAGGTCACTGAATCAAGTAATTCTCCTGATCAAACTCAAGTTCAAATGCAAGAACCCAACCTTGAACAGTCTAAAACAACTCCAGTTCCATATACAGAAGTAGAAATTGTAGAGCCCCCTCCTGCAGAAACAGTTGTGAATGAAATAACACCAACTTCTGATGAACAGCCTCAGGAATCACACACTGACTTGGAAGCTTCTGATAATTCTGATTTTGGCCACCAGTTGATTTGTTGTCTTTGTAGAAAAGAATTCAATTCCAGACGTGGTGTTCGTCGGCACATTAGAAAAGTAcacaaaaaaaagatggaagaactAAAGAAATATATTGAAACACGAAAGAATCTGAACCAGTCCTCTACTAAAGGGCGCAATAAGAATGTTCTAGTAACATTGAGTAGGAGTTGTCCGGTATGTTATAAATCATTTGCTACAAAAGCAAATGTAAGGAGGCATTTTGATGAAGTTCATAGAGGACTGAGGAGAGATTCAATTACTCCTGATATAGCTACAAAGCCTGGGCAACCTTTGTTCCTGGATACTGTTTCTCCTAAAAAATCTTTTAAGACTCGGAAACAAAAGTCTTCTTCAAAGGCTGAATACAATTTAACTGCATGCAAATGCCTTCTTTGCAAGAGGAAATATAGTTCACAAATAATGCTTAAAAGACATATGCAAATTGTCCACAAGATAACTCTTTCTGGAACAAACTCTAAAAGAGAGAAAGGCCCTAATAATACTGCCAACAGcacagaaataaaagtaaaagttgaACCATCAGACTCTGTAGAATCTTCACCCCCTTCTATTACCCATTCTCCACAGAATGAATTAAAGGGAACAAAtcattcaaatgagaaaaagaacacACCGGCAgcacagaaaaataaagttaagcaaGACTCGGACAGCCCTAAATCAACGAGTCCTTCTGCTGCAGGTGGCCAGCAAAAAACCAGGAAACCAAAACTTTCAGCTGGCTTTGACTTCAAGCAGCTTTACTGTAAACTTTGTAAACGCCAATTTACTTCCAAACAGAACTTGACTAAACACATTGAATTGCACACAGATGGAAATAACATTTACGTTAAATTTTATAAGTGTCCACTTTGCACTTATGAAACACGTCGGAAACGTGATGTGATAAGGCACATAACAGTGGTTCACAAAAAATCATCACGTTATCTTGGGAAAATCACAGCCAGTTTAGAGATCAGAGCTATAAAAAAGCCCATTGATTTTGTTCTAAATAAAGTGGCAAAAAGAGGCCCTCCAAGGGATGAAGCGAAGCAAAACGATTCAAAACACGATGGAACTTCTAATTCACCCAACAAAAAGTATGAAGTAGCTGATGTTGGCATTGAAGTAAAAGTCAcaaaaaacttttctcttcacAGATGCAATAAGTGTGGAAAGGCATTTGCAAAAAAGACTTACCTTGAACATCATAAGAAAACTCATAAGGCAAATGCTTCTAATTCACCTGAAGGAAATAAAACCAAAGGCCGAAGTACAAGATCTAAGGCTCTAGTCTG A
- the ZNF800 gene encoding zinc finger protein 800 isoform X2, whose amino-acid sequence MPLRDKCCQTDHHHHGCCEPVYILEPGDPPLLQQPLQTSKSGIQQIIECFRSGTKQLKHILLRDVDTIFECKLCRSLFRGLPNLITHKKFYCPPSLQMDDNLPDVNDKQSQAINDLLEAIYPSVDKREYIIRLEPIETNQNAVFQYISRTNNPAEVTESSNSPDQTQVQMQEPNLEQSKTTPVPYTEVEIVEPPPAETVVNEITPTSDEQPQESHTDLEASDNSDFGHQLICCLCRKEFNSRRGVRRHIRKVHKKKMEELKKYIETRKNLNQSSTKGRNKNVLVTLSRSCPVCYKSFATKANVRRHFDEVHRGLRRDSITPDIATKPGQPLFLDTVSPKKSFKTRKQKSSSKAEYNLTACKCLLCKRKYSSQIMLKRHMQIVHKITLSGTNSKREKGPNNTANSTEIKVKVEPSDSVESSPPSITHSPQNELKGTNHSNEKKNTPAAQKNKVKQDSDSPKSTSPSAAGGQQKTRKPKLSAGFDFKQLYCKLCKRQFTSKQNLTKHIELHTDGNNIYVKFYKCPLCTYETRRKRDVIRHITVVHKKSSRYLGKITASLEIRAIKKPIDFVLNKVAKRGPPRDEAKQNDSKHDGTSNSPNKKYEVADVGIEVKVTKNFSLHRCNKCGKAFAKKTYLEHHKKTHKANASNSPEGNKTKGRSTRSKALVW is encoded by the exons gAACTAAGCAACTAAAACACATTTTATTAAGAGATGTGGACACAATTTTTGAGTGTAAATTATGTCGCAGTCTCTTCAGAGGATTACCAAATTTAATTACTCATAAAAAATTCTACTGCCCTCCAAGTCTCCAGATGGATGACA ACCTTCCTGATGTAAATGATAAACAAAGCCAAGCCATAAATGATCTCCTAGAAGCCATTTATCCAAGTGTGGACAAGCGAGAATATATTATTAGACTAGAACCCATAGAAACTAATCAGAATGCAGTGTTTCAGTATATTTCAAGGACTAATAATCCAGCTGAGGTCACTGAATCAAGTAATTCTCCTGATCAAACTCAAGTTCAAATGCAAGAACCCAACCTTGAACAGTCTAAAACAACTCCAGTTCCATATACAGAAGTAGAAATTGTAGAGCCCCCTCCTGCAGAAACAGTTGTGAATGAAATAACACCAACTTCTGATGAACAGCCTCAGGAATCACACACTGACTTGGAAGCTTCTGATAATTCTGATTTTGGCCACCAGTTGATTTGTTGTCTTTGTAGAAAAGAATTCAATTCCAGACGTGGTGTTCGTCGGCACATTAGAAAAGTAcacaaaaaaaagatggaagaactAAAGAAATATATTGAAACACGAAAGAATCTGAACCAGTCCTCTACTAAAGGGCGCAATAAGAATGTTCTAGTAACATTGAGTAGGAGTTGTCCGGTATGTTATAAATCATTTGCTACAAAAGCAAATGTAAGGAGGCATTTTGATGAAGTTCATAGAGGACTGAGGAGAGATTCAATTACTCCTGATATAGCTACAAAGCCTGGGCAACCTTTGTTCCTGGATACTGTTTCTCCTAAAAAATCTTTTAAGACTCGGAAACAAAAGTCTTCTTCAAAGGCTGAATACAATTTAACTGCATGCAAATGCCTTCTTTGCAAGAGGAAATATAGTTCACAAATAATGCTTAAAAGACATATGCAAATTGTCCACAAGATAACTCTTTCTGGAACAAACTCTAAAAGAGAGAAAGGCCCTAATAATACTGCCAACAGcacagaaataaaagtaaaagttgaACCATCAGACTCTGTAGAATCTTCACCCCCTTCTATTACCCATTCTCCACAGAATGAATTAAAGGGAACAAAtcattcaaatgagaaaaagaacacACCGGCAgcacagaaaaataaagttaagcaaGACTCGGACAGCCCTAAATCAACGAGTCCTTCTGCTGCAGGTGGCCAGCAAAAAACCAGGAAACCAAAACTTTCAGCTGGCTTTGACTTCAAGCAGCTTTACTGTAAACTTTGTAAACGCCAATTTACTTCCAAACAGAACTTGACTAAACACATTGAATTGCACACAGATGGAAATAACATTTACGTTAAATTTTATAAGTGTCCACTTTGCACTTATGAAACACGTCGGAAACGTGATGTGATAAGGCACATAACAGTGGTTCACAAAAAATCATCACGTTATCTTGGGAAAATCACAGCCAGTTTAGAGATCAGAGCTATAAAAAAGCCCATTGATTTTGTTCTAAATAAAGTGGCAAAAAGAGGCCCTCCAAGGGATGAAGCGAAGCAAAACGATTCAAAACACGATGGAACTTCTAATTCACCCAACAAAAAGTATGAAGTAGCTGATGTTGGCATTGAAGTAAAAGTCAcaaaaaacttttctcttcacAGATGCAATAAGTGTGGAAAGGCATTTGCAAAAAAGACTTACCTTGAACATCATAAGAAAACTCATAAGGCAAATGCTTCTAATTCACCTGAAGGAAATAAAACCAAAGGCCGAAGTACAAGATCTAAGGCTCTAGTCTGGTGA
- the ZNF800 gene encoding zinc finger protein 800 isoform X6: MLLIHLKEIKPKAEVQDLRLLSGTKQLKHILLRDVDTIFECKLCRSLFRGLPNLITHKKFYCPPSLQMDDNLPDVNDKQSQAINDLLEAIYPSVDKREYIIRLEPIETNQNAVFQYISRTNNPAEVTESSNSPDQTQVQMQEPNLEQSKTTPVPYTEVEIVEPPPAETVVNEITPTSDEQPQESHTDLEASDNSDFGHQLICCLCRKEFNSRRGVRRHIRKVHKKKMEELKKYIETRKNLNQSSTKGRNKNVLVTLSRSCPVCYKSFATKANVRRHFDEVHRGLRRDSITPDIATKPGQPLFLDTVSPKKSFKTRKQKSSSKAEYNLTACKCLLCKRKYSSQIMLKRHMQIVHKITLSGTNSKREKGPNNTANSTEIKVKVEPSDSVESSPPSITHSPQNELKGTNHSNEKKNTPAAQKNKVKQDSDSPKSTSPSAAGGQQKTRKPKLSAGFDFKQLYCKLCKRQFTSKQNLTKHIELHTDGNNIYVKFYKCPLCTYETRRKRDVIRHITVVHKKSSRYLGKITASLEIRAIKKPIDFVLNKVAKRGPPRDEAKQNDSKHDGTSNSPNKKYEVADVGIEVKVTKNFSLHRCNKCGKAFAKKTYLEHHKKTHKANASNSPEGNKTKGRSTRSKALVW; the protein is encoded by the exons gAACTAAGCAACTAAAACACATTTTATTAAGAGATGTGGACACAATTTTTGAGTGTAAATTATGTCGCAGTCTCTTCAGAGGATTACCAAATTTAATTACTCATAAAAAATTCTACTGCCCTCCAAGTCTCCAGATGGATGACA ACCTTCCTGATGTAAATGATAAACAAAGCCAAGCCATAAATGATCTCCTAGAAGCCATTTATCCAAGTGTGGACAAGCGAGAATATATTATTAGACTAGAACCCATAGAAACTAATCAGAATGCAGTGTTTCAGTATATTTCAAGGACTAATAATCCAGCTGAGGTCACTGAATCAAGTAATTCTCCTGATCAAACTCAAGTTCAAATGCAAGAACCCAACCTTGAACAGTCTAAAACAACTCCAGTTCCATATACAGAAGTAGAAATTGTAGAGCCCCCTCCTGCAGAAACAGTTGTGAATGAAATAACACCAACTTCTGATGAACAGCCTCAGGAATCACACACTGACTTGGAAGCTTCTGATAATTCTGATTTTGGCCACCAGTTGATTTGTTGTCTTTGTAGAAAAGAATTCAATTCCAGACGTGGTGTTCGTCGGCACATTAGAAAAGTAcacaaaaaaaagatggaagaactAAAGAAATATATTGAAACACGAAAGAATCTGAACCAGTCCTCTACTAAAGGGCGCAATAAGAATGTTCTAGTAACATTGAGTAGGAGTTGTCCGGTATGTTATAAATCATTTGCTACAAAAGCAAATGTAAGGAGGCATTTTGATGAAGTTCATAGAGGACTGAGGAGAGATTCAATTACTCCTGATATAGCTACAAAGCCTGGGCAACCTTTGTTCCTGGATACTGTTTCTCCTAAAAAATCTTTTAAGACTCGGAAACAAAAGTCTTCTTCAAAGGCTGAATACAATTTAACTGCATGCAAATGCCTTCTTTGCAAGAGGAAATATAGTTCACAAATAATGCTTAAAAGACATATGCAAATTGTCCACAAGATAACTCTTTCTGGAACAAACTCTAAAAGAGAGAAAGGCCCTAATAATACTGCCAACAGcacagaaataaaagtaaaagttgaACCATCAGACTCTGTAGAATCTTCACCCCCTTCTATTACCCATTCTCCACAGAATGAATTAAAGGGAACAAAtcattcaaatgagaaaaagaacacACCGGCAgcacagaaaaataaagttaagcaaGACTCGGACAGCCCTAAATCAACGAGTCCTTCTGCTGCAGGTGGCCAGCAAAAAACCAGGAAACCAAAACTTTCAGCTGGCTTTGACTTCAAGCAGCTTTACTGTAAACTTTGTAAACGCCAATTTACTTCCAAACAGAACTTGACTAAACACATTGAATTGCACACAGATGGAAATAACATTTACGTTAAATTTTATAAGTGTCCACTTTGCACTTATGAAACACGTCGGAAACGTGATGTGATAAGGCACATAACAGTGGTTCACAAAAAATCATCACGTTATCTTGGGAAAATCACAGCCAGTTTAGAGATCAGAGCTATAAAAAAGCCCATTGATTTTGTTCTAAATAAAGTGGCAAAAAGAGGCCCTCCAAGGGATGAAGCGAAGCAAAACGATTCAAAACACGATGGAACTTCTAATTCACCCAACAAAAAGTATGAAGTAGCTGATGTTGGCATTGAAGTAAAAGTCAcaaaaaacttttctcttcacAGATGCAATAAGTGTGGAAAGGCATTTGCAAAAAAGACTTACCTTGAACATCATAAGAAAACTCATAAGGCAAATGCTTCTAATTCACCTGAAGGAAATAAAACCAAAGGCCGAAGTACAAGATCTAAGGCTCTAGTCTGGTGA